From Acidobacteriota bacterium, a single genomic window includes:
- a CDS encoding zinc ribbon domain-containing protein, translating to MTENKCPSCQSVLDADATFCNECGAVQAAAVAPPVVRTEAPILKDCPQCAKPVADNVKFCPKCAFDFTKPPVAEVCPQCSKAFGADDKFCRHCAFDLSTSLKKSSANFCTKCGEPFEVTDHFCRNCAADLSQSNHTVAVPIIGSSAPAASSASLRVEPIRPVLAAPAVPVAASSASGPHWISPSASAFVVICFFLPWLEFSACGINKQVSGAEIAQSDGSFWLFPLTAIVSLGAYFFFKNQSTLWKARPFVLIASGLGLLFLMYKASTLNSGPEIMGYQLNAASLGIKPHIGAFGTAFGFVGAMIGCIFMGAGGAASKFDSSFVPMIEPIYSRGAAQMNGLQAKIAGLKPNIAAMYCYIAPLVLPIVASFVLGFLLALIGSVMLMFLSYPLIVATAFGFQVLLLKNPVHQTNPFVRFHAWQSIFSMGCYFVIQLCVAGLFWLSLSGPGGPGGGAQLLILLIYGVGLVTLVGMIFLAVKAHKMEMYKVPYISDWAENKSKGA from the coding sequence GTGACTGAAAACAAATGCCCGAGTTGCCAGTCGGTTTTGGATGCCGATGCGACATTTTGCAATGAATGCGGCGCGGTTCAGGCGGCGGCAGTTGCCCCGCCGGTCGTGAGAACGGAAGCGCCGATTCTAAAGGACTGCCCGCAATGCGCGAAACCCGTTGCGGATAACGTCAAGTTCTGCCCCAAGTGCGCCTTCGATTTTACAAAACCCCCTGTCGCGGAGGTTTGCCCGCAATGCTCCAAGGCTTTCGGCGCGGACGACAAGTTCTGTCGTCACTGCGCGTTCGACCTGAGCACTTCTCTCAAGAAGTCGAGCGCCAATTTCTGCACGAAATGCGGCGAGCCGTTCGAAGTGACCGATCATTTCTGCCGAAACTGCGCGGCTGATCTGTCGCAGTCGAATCACACGGTCGCCGTGCCGATCATCGGGTCATCGGCTCCGGCGGCGTCGTCGGCGAGTTTGCGGGTTGAGCCGATTCGCCCGGTGCTCGCCGCACCGGCCGTACCGGTTGCCGCATCATCCGCGTCCGGTCCGCATTGGATCAGTCCGTCGGCATCCGCGTTCGTCGTGATCTGCTTTTTCCTCCCGTGGCTTGAGTTCTCGGCCTGCGGGATAAACAAACAGGTTTCCGGCGCTGAGATCGCACAATCCGACGGTAGCTTCTGGCTCTTTCCGCTGACGGCGATCGTCTCGCTCGGCGCCTATTTCTTCTTCAAGAACCAGAGCACGCTGTGGAAGGCCCGGCCGTTCGTCCTAATCGCTTCGGGTTTGGGGCTTTTGTTCCTGATGTACAAGGCATCGACGCTGAACAGCGGTCCGGAAATAATGGGCTACCAGCTGAACGCCGCAAGTCTCGGAATCAAACCTCATATCGGGGCGTTCGGTACGGCATTCGGTTTCGTCGGTGCGATGATCGGCTGCATCTTTATGGGAGCCGGAGGCGCGGCGAGCAAATTCGATTCGTCTTTCGTGCCGATGATCGAGCCGATCTACTCTCGCGGAGCGGCGCAGATGAACGGCCTTCAGGCAAAGATCGCCGGACTAAAACCTAACATCGCGGCGATGTACTGCTACATCGCGCCGCTAGTTCTTCCGATCGTGGCGAGTTTCGTTTTGGGTTTTTTGCTGGCGTTGATCGGGAGCGTGATGTTGATGTTTCTTTCATATCCGCTTATCGTGGCGACGGCATTCGGGTTTCAAGTGCTGCTGCTAAAGAATCCGGTTCATCAAACCAACCCTTTCGTGCGATTTCACGCCTGGCAATCGATCTTTTCGATGGGTTGCTACTTCGTCATTCAGCTTTGCGTCGCTGGGCTCTTCTGGCTGTCACTTTCCGGACCGGGCGGACCGGGCGGCGGGGCTCAGCTCCTGATCCTGCTAATCTATGGCGTCGGCTTGGTTACTTTGGTCGGAATGATATTCCTGGCCGTCAAGGCGCATAAGATGGAAATGTACAAAGTGCCGTACATCTCGGACTGGGCGGAAAACAAGTCTAAAGGCGCATAG
- a CDS encoding family 20 glycosylhydrolase, whose translation MKLMPLKWIVRHCVAATLIALILLVANCSRPPVTPERRTGDVVGEMNIIPKPQAVQRLRGKFELTAETLIVALDETGNRTATALNEALAETYGIKLRVIGQPTEANSIAVVTSAAEETQAEGYELNVEPGKVLMKGTEPGLFYAIQSFLQLFPYGRTLPVDVPAVEIKDAPRFRYRGMHLDVARHFMPAEFVKKYIALMARYKYNYFHWHLTDDQGWRLEIRKYPKLTEIGSKRPETVVGKNYRPFVGDGKPVEGFYTQDEIRDIVAFAAARQVTIIPEIEMPGHSSAALAAYPEFGCKNGYEYRVKTTWGGFPDVLCPTESTFSFIDDVLAEVVELFPASPYLHIGGDEVMIDHWRDSSAVRELRKRHNLATEKDLESWFVRRVEGLVNAKGKKIIGWDEVLGEGVAPSATIMSWRGMNFAVEAARAGHDVIVTPSDFTYFDHPQGDTRFEPLSLGKEVALETVYQFEPVPPNLNPDESTRIIGGQGCVWTEFLKKTSDVEYMVFPRIAALAEVLWSKQEKRNFREFSKRLEGHFAELDRSQFNYRIPRPLGFEDRLVAPMKPILVELLSPVRNGQIYLTNDGTDPHRGSSLYTQPFPLSVQPGQTIEIKARIIGPNGRESGVFAARFASSVQAPGRLPVAGLK comes from the coding sequence ATGAAGTTGATGCCGCTGAAGTGGATAGTCCGGCATTGCGTCGCGGCCACTTTGATCGCCTTGATTCTGCTCGTCGCCAACTGCTCGCGTCCGCCTGTCACGCCCGAGCGCCGCACGGGCGACGTCGTCGGCGAGATGAACATCATTCCGAAACCTCAGGCGGTCCAGCGGCTGCGCGGGAAATTCGAACTGACGGCGGAAACGTTGATCGTTGCGCTCGACGAGACCGGAAATCGAACCGCGACCGCGCTCAACGAGGCTCTTGCCGAGACCTACGGTATCAAACTTCGGGTTATCGGTCAGCCGACTGAAGCGAATTCGATCGCCGTGGTTACCTCGGCCGCTGAAGAGACGCAAGCAGAAGGCTATGAGCTGAACGTCGAACCGGGGAAGGTTCTGATGAAGGGAACCGAGCCGGGCCTTTTTTACGCGATCCAGTCGTTTCTTCAGCTTTTTCCGTATGGGCGGACTCTCCCGGTCGATGTTCCCGCGGTCGAGATCAAGGACGCGCCGCGATTCCGGTACCGCGGGATGCATCTTGACGTCGCGCGACATTTTATGCCGGCCGAGTTCGTCAAGAAGTACATCGCGCTGATGGCGCGTTACAAATACAACTATTTTCACTGGCACCTGACCGACGATCAGGGTTGGCGCCTCGAGATCAGGAAATACCCGAAACTGACAGAGATCGGCTCCAAGCGTCCGGAGACGGTCGTCGGAAAGAACTATCGCCCGTTTGTCGGCGACGGCAAGCCGGTCGAAGGGTTTTACACGCAGGACGAAATCCGCGATATCGTCGCGTTCGCCGCCGCGCGTCAGGTGACGATCATTCCGGAGATCGAAATGCCGGGTCATTCGTCCGCCGCGCTCGCCGCGTATCCCGAATTTGGCTGCAAGAACGGTTATGAATACAGGGTGAAGACCACGTGGGGTGGCTTTCCGGACGTCCTTTGCCCGACCGAATCGACGTTCTCGTTCATCGACGATGTGTTGGCCGAGGTCGTCGAGCTTTTTCCCGCTTCGCCTTACCTTCATATCGGGGGCGACGAAGTGATGATCGACCATTGGAGGGATTCGAGCGCCGTTCGCGAACTCAGAAAGCGCCACAACCTTGCGACCGAGAAGGATCTCGAGAGTTGGTTTGTCCGCCGCGTCGAAGGCCTCGTCAATGCGAAGGGAAAGAAGATCATAGGCTGGGACGAAGTGCTCGGCGAAGGCGTCGCTCCGAGTGCGACGATAATGTCCTGGCGCGGGATGAATTTCGCGGTCGAGGCGGCGCGCGCCGGTCACGATGTGATCGTGACGCCGTCGGATTTCACGTATTTCGACCACCCTCAGGGAGATACCAGATTCGAACCGTTGAGTCTCGGCAAAGAAGTGGCGCTTGAGACGGTCTATCAGTTCGAACCGGTTCCGCCTAACCTGAACCCCGACGAATCGACACGGATCATCGGCGGCCAGGGATGCGTCTGGACCGAGTTTTTGAAGAAGACAAGCGACGTCGAATATATGGTGTTTCCCCGGATTGCCGCGCTTGCGGAAGTGCTGTGGTCGAAACAGGAAAAGCGGAACTTTCGCGAGTTCTCAAAAAGGCTCGAGGGGCATTTTGCCGAACTCGACCGGTCTCAGTTCAATTATCGGATTCCGAGACCTCTTGGTTTCGAGGATCGTTTGGTCGCTCCGATGAAGCCGATCCTGGTCGAACTGCTGTCGCCGGTTCGAAATGGCCAGATCTATTTGACGAACGACGGAACCGATCCGCATCGCGGTTCGAGTCTATATACCCAACCGTTTCCGTTGAGCGTTCAGCCCGGTCAAACGATCGAGATCAAGGCCCGGATCATCGGACCCAACGGACGCGAAAGCGGCGTGTTTGCGGCCAGGTTCGCAAGCTCCGTTCAGGCACCGGGCCGCCTGCCGGTAGCGGGTTTGAAGTAG
- a CDS encoding zinc ribbon domain-containing protein, translating into MAEKLCASCQTGLDPDAVFCNECGTVQPSAVSPASSAPQAAKLKVCPKCAKQLAESIKFCPSCRFDFTSAPVLRTGPSVCPKCSKAYVAEDRFCRHCAFDLSTVKRQSSAHFCTACATPFESGDRFCRNCAADLSASNQTVAVPTVAPARSIPPASIPNVGHHAFRSAPVQATVPAAADVAPTGRMWFSPSAAGFALICFFMPWAEVSCNALGTRLGSRGASGADLAELDGSLWFLPLIAAAIVGAFFYFRSQNRLSDAGPFIAGAAFFALVFMLYKLASLNPDMDTATKFTVDGQWGTGIEAEWKFGVIGVALGFAAAIVGVFVEPSLGSKLRRAGFGAHADLPKHPDHLSKANVPAMLCYLVPLIMYFIAPNVVVVFGLLANTVGLIGGLFSLVMILMMFACVAGYPIFILKGKAYDGKPRTRFHAWQSVMMIGCSVILSAGMIVFDTPGNYTTSSVFMIYIVLGLGFLNLALMILMSNRAFKDFPLKLPVIGAWSENLTKKSTARQGGHQLI; encoded by the coding sequence ATGGCGGAGAAACTATGCGCAAGCTGTCAGACCGGGCTTGATCCGGATGCGGTTTTCTGCAACGAATGCGGAACGGTCCAGCCGTCCGCCGTCTCACCCGCATCGTCCGCGCCGCAGGCCGCTAAACTCAAGGTATGTCCGAAGTGCGCGAAGCAACTCGCCGAAAGCATAAAGTTCTGCCCGTCGTGCCGGTTTGATTTTACATCCGCGCCGGTTCTTCGCACGGGCCCGTCCGTCTGCCCGAAATGCTCGAAGGCGTATGTCGCCGAGGATAGATTTTGCAGGCATTGCGCTTTCGACCTGAGCACGGTCAAAAGACAGTCAAGCGCCCATTTTTGCACGGCTTGCGCGACGCCGTTCGAATCGGGCGACCGTTTTTGCAGGAACTGCGCCGCCGATCTGTCGGCTTCGAATCAAACGGTCGCAGTTCCGACCGTCGCACCGGCCCGAAGTATCCCCCCAGCCTCGATCCCGAACGTCGGGCACCACGCGTTCCGGTCGGCTCCCGTGCAGGCAACGGTGCCGGCGGCAGCTGATGTCGCGCCGACCGGAAGAATGTGGTTCAGTCCGTCGGCCGCCGGCTTTGCCCTGATCTGTTTCTTTATGCCGTGGGCCGAAGTCTCGTGCAACGCTCTCGGAACACGCCTCGGATCGCGCGGCGCATCCGGCGCCGACCTTGCGGAACTTGACGGCAGCCTTTGGTTTCTGCCGCTGATCGCTGCGGCGATCGTCGGAGCCTTCTTTTATTTCAGATCCCAGAACAGACTTTCCGACGCCGGACCGTTTATCGCCGGCGCGGCGTTCTTCGCGTTGGTCTTTATGCTTTACAAGCTCGCCTCGCTCAATCCCGATATGGACACCGCGACGAAGTTCACGGTCGACGGACAGTGGGGAACGGGAATCGAGGCCGAATGGAAGTTTGGCGTGATCGGCGTCGCGCTCGGTTTTGCTGCGGCGATCGTCGGGGTCTTCGTCGAGCCGTCGCTCGGATCGAAACTGCGTCGGGCGGGCTTCGGCGCGCACGCGGATCTGCCCAAGCATCCGGATCATCTTTCGAAGGCGAATGTTCCGGCGATGCTGTGTTATCTTGTTCCGCTGATAATGTACTTTATCGCGCCGAACGTTGTCGTTGTCTTCGGTCTGTTGGCCAACACGGTCGGGTTGATTGGCGGGCTGTTTTCGTTGGTAATGATTCTTATGATGTTCGCTTGTGTCGCCGGTTATCCGATCTTCATATTGAAAGGCAAAGCGTACGACGGGAAGCCGCGGACCCGATTTCATGCGTGGCAGTCAGTGATGATGATCGGATGCTCGGTCATTCTTTCAGCCGGGATGATCGTCTTCGACACGCCCGGGAATTACACGACGAGTTCGGTTTTCATGATCTACATTGTTCTCGGGCTGGGATTTCTCAATCTTGCCCTGATGATCTTGATGTCGAACCGCGCGTTCAAGGACTTCCCGCTCAAACTTCCCGTGATCGGTGCCTGGTCTGAGAATCTGACGAAAAAATCGACGGCGCGGCAAGGAGGGCACCAGTTGATATGA
- a CDS encoding zinc ribbon domain-containing protein, with protein sequence MSERKCTTCGATLDGDSVFCNECGTVQAAAVAAPVAIPEETGLKPCPQCAKRVAETVKFCPSCAFDFSKAVGEPETASATCPKCGRNFAATDEFCRHCAFDLRNGQANQAPQARVPFESREQTIGAAYSSASPELDFGTSSNRAKSVGRRYLDAYLTARAVDAFGKTIKGIGVAIGLLVIGIALLGALATGRGEGFAIGLMTAIIGALIGTLIYLLGVLVAAQGQILKASLDGAVNSSPFLTDDQKAKVMLLTD encoded by the coding sequence ATGAGTGAGAGAAAATGTACGACCTGCGGAGCCACGCTCGATGGCGACTCGGTTTTTTGCAATGAGTGCGGAACGGTTCAGGCCGCAGCGGTCGCCGCACCGGTCGCGATTCCTGAAGAAACGGGTCTGAAGCCTTGTCCGCAATGCGCCAAACGGGTTGCAGAGACCGTCAAATTCTGCCCGTCTTGCGCCTTCGATTTTTCAAAGGCCGTCGGCGAGCCGGAAACCGCTTCCGCGACCTGCCCGAAGTGCGGAAGGAACTTCGCGGCGACGGACGAATTCTGTCGTCACTGCGCGTTTGACCTCCGAAATGGCCAAGCAAATCAAGCGCCGCAGGCGCGGGTTCCATTTGAAAGCCGAGAACAAACGATTGGAGCCGCGTATTCTTCGGCCTCGCCCGAACTCGATTTCGGCACTTCGTCGAACCGGGCAAAGTCCGTCGGCAGACGCTACCTCGACGCGTATCTAACGGCTCGGGCCGTCGACGCATTCGGGAAGACAATAAAAGGAATCGGCGTCGCGATCGGCCTGCTGGTCATCGGGATCGCCCTTCTGGGGGCCCTCGCCACAGGACGCGGCGAGGGGTTCGCGATTGGCCTTATGACCGCAATTATCGGAGCGTTGATTGGAACCCTGATCTATCTTCTGGGTGTTCTGGTCGCGGCACAGGGCCAAATACTCAAGGCGTCGCTCGACGGAGCGGTCAACTCTTCGCCGTTCCTAACCGACGATCAAAAGGCAAAAGTGATGTTGTTGACGGACTAG